Proteins encoded within one genomic window of Candidatus Cloacimonadota bacterium:
- a CDS encoding cysteine desulfurase: protein MKKYYFDNCKTTQPAPEVIDAMLPYLKEKFIFPANFVFGGSTASQELEDFKKTIADSIGAKSEEIHFTASGTLANNIAIKGFLSENAKDGTHIIVSVIDYPDLLTNAAFFEKSGFDVTYLQSNSEGMIDLEQLKNSIREDTIMMMTTFVNHTVGSIQPIKKIREILNSADHKIALHVDAGQAYGKIPIDVNELGIDLMSISGHKIHGPQGVGALFQRKGIVLGPVVHGINRLDNHQTGAVSMSNIAGFAKAVEINFANFESNVNKLRELSNYLMKKIEDTIPHTLLNGPRGDNRAPHNVNISFDFIEGEAIMLMMDMAGISVATGSACASQGLKANYILMAMGRNHEQSHSSMKFTLSRYNTKDEIDETVEKLAEIVQELRRRSPLYNEEK from the coding sequence GTGAAAAAATATTATTTTGATAACTGTAAAACTACCCAACCTGCACCAGAAGTCATTGATGCGATGCTGCCGTATTTGAAGGAAAAATTCATCTTTCCAGCAAATTTCGTTTTTGGAGGTAGCACTGCATCTCAAGAATTGGAAGATTTTAAGAAAACTATAGCAGACTCGATCGGAGCTAAATCTGAAGAAATACATTTTACAGCCAGTGGCACACTTGCCAATAATATTGCCATCAAAGGATTCTTGAGCGAAAATGCTAAAGACGGAACTCATATCATTGTTTCTGTTATCGATTATCCTGATCTGCTTACTAACGCAGCTTTCTTCGAAAAAAGCGGTTTTGATGTTACATATCTGCAATCTAATTCGGAAGGAATGATCGATCTTGAGCAACTAAAAAATTCTATTCGTGAAGATACAATTATGATGATGACAACTTTTGTTAATCACACAGTAGGGTCCATTCAACCGATCAAGAAAATCCGAGAAATCCTTAATTCAGCTGATCATAAAATTGCTCTTCACGTAGATGCAGGCCAGGCTTATGGCAAGATTCCTATCGATGTAAATGAACTTGGAATCGATCTGATGAGTATCAGCGGTCACAAAATTCATGGTCCGCAGGGAGTGGGAGCACTTTTTCAGCGAAAGGGAATCGTTCTTGGACCGGTTGTTCACGGAATTAATCGCCTGGATAATCATCAAACCGGAGCTGTCAGCATGTCAAACATTGCTGGTTTTGCCAAAGCTGTAGAGATAAATTTTGCAAATTTTGAGAGCAATGTGAACAAGTTGCGAGAACTTTCCAACTATCTTATGAAAAAGATTGAAGATACAATTCCCCACACACTTTTAAACGGACCACGTGGTGATAATCGTGCACCTCACAATGTGAATATTTCTTTCGATTTCATTGAAGGAGAAGCAATTATGTTGATGATGGACATGGCTGGAATTTCCGTGGCAACCGGAAGTGCTTGTGCTTCGCAGGGTTTAAAGGCAAATTACATTTTAATGGCTATGGGCAGAAATCATGAGCAATCGCACAGTTCAATGAAATTTACATTGAGCAGATATAATACGAAAGACGAAATTGATGAAACAGTGGAGAAACTAGCTGAGATCGTACAGGAACTCAGGCGTAGAAGTCCACTTTATAACGAGGAGAAATAA
- a CDS encoding Rrf2 family transcriptional regulator produces the protein MHISTKTEYAVRALSELAISSGKDPVSISHICENQKLPRKYVEQLFRKLKKSELVSSKHGAMGGYILNKPIRDISLQDIMEAVDESYVKTFCTEENHKPHCIGWPCGFHQLWDEIKEHLDSYFDSIKLDQIIAKL, from the coding sequence ATGCATATTTCAACGAAAACCGAATATGCCGTAAGAGCACTTTCAGAGCTGGCTATTAGTTCTGGAAAAGACCCGGTTTCTATTTCTCATATTTGTGAAAATCAGAAACTTCCCCGCAAATATGTGGAACAACTTTTCCGAAAACTTAAAAAGAGTGAATTAGTTTCCAGCAAACATGGTGCGATGGGTGGCTATATTTTGAACAAACCGATTCGAGACATTTCTCTTCAAGATATTATGGAAGCGGTAGATGAGAGTTACGTGAAAACATTCTGTACTGAAGAAAATCATAAACCTCACTGCATCGGTTGGCCATGCGGTTTTCATCAACTTTGGGATGAGATAAAGGAACATTTGGACAGCTATTTTGATTCGATCAAACTCGATCAGATAATAGCGAAATTATAG
- a CDS encoding iron-sulfur cluster assembly scaffold protein, which produces MQYSQKVLDHFMKPHNIGKIENPDAEATEGSPACGDQVSIQLKVNPETQIIEDIKFQSYGCASNIATGSIITDMAKGRTLAEAKEITWKEAADELDGLPPVKMHCSVLAVDTLRKAIKDYEVKHKLSEADKFNKDTIVEELKKVIYPKVGEDIVSLKMVKYAGFEDGVAIIDLEIPKFDKYRDNVAEEIQEHLEKFKEIKDIKITM; this is translated from the coding sequence ATGCAATATTCCCAGAAAGTTTTAGATCATTTTATGAAGCCGCACAACATTGGAAAAATTGAAAACCCAGATGCAGAAGCAACAGAAGGCAGTCCAGCTTGTGGAGACCAGGTTTCTATTCAGTTAAAGGTAAATCCTGAAACACAGATTATTGAAGATATAAAATTTCAATCTTACGGCTGTGCTTCCAACATTGCTACGGGTTCGATAATCACGGACATGGCAAAAGGAAGGACTCTGGCTGAAGCTAAAGAGATCACCTGGAAAGAAGCTGCTGATGAATTGGATGGCTTGCCACCAGTTAAAATGCATTGTTCAGTTTTAGCTGTAGATACACTTCGCAAAGCCATCAAAGATTACGAAGTGAAACATAAACTTTCAGAAGCTGACAAGTTCAACAAAGATACCATCGTGGAAGAGCTCAAGAAGGTCATCTATCCAAAAGTAGGAGAAGATATTGTCAGCCTGAAGATGGTGAAATACGCCGGATTTGAAGATGGTGTAGCTATTATCGATCTGGAAATTCCCAAGTTCGATAAATATCGAGATAACGTTGCAGAAGAAATTCAGGAACATCTGGAGAAATTTAAAGAAATTAAAGATATCAAAATAACGATGTAG
- a CDS encoding helical backbone metal receptor codes for MKKKLVIVIVIAIIFGCNSKQTVHSEKRYVVTSPEVAEIICLFEGAENIVGITSECDYPVYLQQKQIIGNFGKIDFEKILNLNPSLVFTAGLEQDALAEELKKLDISTEKIHSHSISEMLDSIVRIGNLIEKETRAEFVVDSLKTEIASIPKLKKNPKVYIEIYGDPIMSVSDSSFVGQLINLAGGKNIFPTLPRDYSRINPEKVIEANPEIIILTYPGMTAENIKNRKGWQVLDAVKSNRIYDINQIDPNLILRASPRMINGVKEIQKVFNEEK; via the coding sequence CTGAAGAAAAAACTGGTGATTGTTATTGTAATCGCGATTATATTCGGTTGTAATTCCAAACAAACTGTTCATTCAGAAAAACGATATGTGGTTACTTCACCAGAAGTGGCAGAGATTATCTGTCTTTTCGAAGGTGCGGAAAATATTGTGGGAATTACTTCTGAATGTGATTATCCAGTCTATCTTCAGCAAAAGCAGATCATAGGTAATTTTGGCAAAATTGATTTCGAAAAGATTCTTAACCTTAATCCTTCTCTAGTTTTTACTGCTGGTTTGGAGCAGGATGCTTTGGCAGAAGAATTGAAAAAATTAGATATTTCAACGGAAAAGATCCATTCTCACTCCATCTCAGAAATGCTGGATTCAATTGTTAGAATCGGGAATTTGATCGAAAAAGAAACGCGTGCTGAATTTGTAGTTGATAGCTTGAAAACAGAAATTGCAAGTATACCGAAACTAAAAAAGAATCCCAAAGTTTATATAGAGATTTACGGTGATCCGATAATGAGTGTGAGTGACAGCTCGTTTGTCGGACAACTCATAAACCTAGCTGGAGGAAAAAATATTTTCCCAACACTTCCTCGAGATTACAGCCGTATCAATCCCGAAAAAGTGATCGAAGCAAATCCTGAGATTATCATTCTTACATATCCTGGAATGACAGCAGAAAATATAAAAAACCGTAAGGGTTGGCAAGTGTTGGATGCGGTGAAGAGTAATAGAATTTATGATATTAATCAGATTGATCCCAATCTAATATTACGAGCTTCTCCGCGAATGATAAATGGTGTCAAAGAGATTCAGAAGGTTTTCAATGAAGAAAAATAA
- a CDS encoding iron ABC transporter permease — MKKNNWLILIFAVLFAFLILFYLKIGNPSDHIIFSVRLPRIMLTFLTGFILAGVGHTFQMMLDNPLAEPYILGISSGAAFGSILAVVTGVFILMPIFGFAGALVTMFIVWGLAHLGGEFNSIKLLLSGIIVGMFFSAVISLLMYLNLQEIGNIINVLMGNLGRIFSRSEWSYFLIIFVISILLMIYLFLLSHKLTIMSTGDLVATSLGLEVKKLRRKIFIISSLLTGITVSYAGIIGFVGLVVPHMVRILARGNKRYVMIVSAFAGAFLLIICDLIAKNIAPIELPVGVITAFIGCPFFIFILARK, encoded by the coding sequence ATGAAGAAAAATAACTGGTTAATTCTAATCTTTGCGGTGCTTTTTGCTTTTCTGATATTGTTTTATTTGAAGATTGGAAATCCGAGCGATCATATCATTTTTTCTGTACGTCTGCCGCGCATAATGTTAACTTTTCTTACTGGTTTCATTTTGGCAGGAGTTGGCCATACGTTCCAGATGATGCTGGATAATCCTTTAGCAGAACCATATATTTTAGGAATTTCGTCCGGAGCAGCTTTCGGCAGTATTTTAGCTGTTGTTACTGGTGTATTTATCCTGATGCCAATTTTCGGTTTTGCTGGTGCACTTGTTACGATGTTCATAGTTTGGGGTTTGGCACATTTGGGAGGTGAATTCAACAGCATAAAACTGCTTCTATCTGGAATTATTGTTGGTATGTTTTTTTCGGCTGTAATATCACTTTTGATGTATCTGAATCTGCAGGAAATAGGAAATATTATAAATGTGCTTATGGGAAACCTGGGCAGGATTTTCAGTCGCAGTGAATGGAGCTATTTTCTGATCATCTTTGTTATTTCGATTTTGTTAATGATCTATCTATTTCTGCTTTCTCATAAACTTACAATAATGAGTACCGGTGATCTGGTAGCTACCAGTCTGGGGTTGGAAGTTAAGAAACTGAGACGAAAAATTTTCATAATCAGTTCTTTACTTACCGGGATCACAGTTTCGTATGCAGGAATTATCGGTTTTGTAGGATTGGTAGTTCCTCACATGGTCAGGATTTTAGCCAGAGGTAATAAGCGATATGTGATGATAGTTTCAGCTTTTGCTGGAGCTTTTCTACTCATCATCTGCGATCTGATTGCCAAAAACATAGCTCCGATTGAATTACCAGTAGGAGTTATCACAGCTTTCATCGGTTGCCCGTTCTTTATATTTATTTTAGCAAGAAAGTAG